A window of the Hevea brasiliensis isolate MT/VB/25A 57/8 chromosome 6, ASM3005281v1, whole genome shotgun sequence genome harbors these coding sequences:
- the LOC110648782 gene encoding pleiotropic drug resistance protein 2: MAAAFAGDDLARQMSSRSWRRSTSIREMWNEPDVFQRSSRRSLVMDDEEELRWAAIERLPTYDRMRKGVLTQVMSNGRMVHNEVDMTRLGTQDKKKLMDSILKVVEEDNEKFLRRLRDRTDRVGIETPKIEVRIQNFSVEGGAYVGTRALPTLLNSTLNAIEGALGMVGLSPSKKRIIKILQDVNGIVRPSRMTLLLGPPGSGKTTLLKALAGKLDDDLKVTGKVTYCGHELWEFVPQRTCAYIGQHELHYGEMTVRETLDFSGRCLGVGTRYEMLSELSRREREAGIKPDPEIDAFMKNTSMAGQETNLITDYVLKILGLDICADIMVGDDMRRGISGGQKKRVTTGEMLVGPAKAFFMDEISTGLDSSTTFQIVKFMRQMVHIMDVTMVISLLQPAPETFDLFDDVILLSEGQIVYQGPRDNILDFFEYVGFKCPERKGIADFLQEVTSKKDQQQYWFRKNQPYRYISVPEFVRAFNVFHVGQQLSADLRVPFDKSRTHPAALVKEKYGISNWELFKAGFAREWLLMKRNSFVYIFKTTQITIMATIALTVFLRTQMKYGQINDGMKFFGALFFSLINVMFNGMAELAMTVFRLPVFYKQRDFLFYPAWAFGLPIWLLRIPISLLESGIWIILTYYTIGFAPAVSRFFKQLLAFVGIHQTALSLFRMIAALGRNEVVANTLGSFTLLLVFVLGGYIVSKNDISSWMIWGYYISPMMYGQNAIAINEFLDKRWSTPTGNPNEPTIGIALLKERGLFTTEKAFWICVGALFAFSLLFNVLFIVALTYLSPFGDNKAVIVDDDSDKNARRQLASNQEGIDMAVRNAQGSSSLNVSITNQSRKGMVLPFQPLAVAFNHVNYYVDMPAEMKSQGVEESRLQLLQDVSGAFRPGILTALVGVSGAGKTTLMDVLAGRKTGGHIEGSISISGYPKNQKTFARVSGYCEQSDIHSPYVTVYESLLYSAWLRLSADVNKATRKMFVEEVMGLVELNPLRNALVGLPGVDGLSTEQRKRLTIAVELVANPSIIFMDEPTSGLDARAAAIVMRTVRNTVDTGRTVVCTIHQPSIDIFEAFDELLLMKRGGQVIYAGPLGRHSHKLVEYFEAVPGVSKIKEGYNPATWMLEVSSTAVEAQLDVDFAEIYANSDLYRRNQELIKELGTPQPGSRDLYFPTQYSQSFITQCKACFWKQHWSYWRNSRYNAIRFFMTTMIGAMFGVIFWNKGGQIETRQELTNLLGATYAAILFLGGSNASAVQSVVAVERTVFYRERAAGMYSELPYAFAHVAVETIYVAIQTFIYTLLLYSMIGYEWEVDKFFYFYYFIFMCFTYFSMYGMMVVALTPGHQIAAIVMSFFLSFWNLFSGFLIPRPLIPVWWRWYYWGSPVAWTIYGIFASQFADKKTILHVPDAASTTVDVFLKKGFGYDHDFLIPVVLAHVGWVLLFFFVFAYGIKFLNFQRR; this comes from the exons ATGGCAGCTGCCTTTGCCGGAGATGACTTGGCAAGGCAAATGAGTAGTAGGAGCTGGAGGCGGTCCACAAGCATAAGGGAAATGTGGAATGAGCCGGATGTGTTCCAGAGAAGTTCAAGGCGGTCACTAGTGATGGATGACGAGGAGGAGTTGCGGTGGGCAGCCATAGAGAGGCTGCCAACTTATGATAGGATGAGGAAAGGGGTTCTTACCCAGGTTATGAGCAATGGCAGGATGGTGCATAATGAGGTTGACATGACGAGGCTTGGAACTCAAGACAAGAAGAAATTGATGGATAGTATACTTAAAGTTGTTGAGGAAGATAATGAGAAGTTCCTCAGGAGGCTTAGGGACAGAACTGACAG GGTAGGAATTGAGactccaaaaattgaagtcagaattcAGAATTTTTCTGTTGAGGGAGGTGCGTATGTTGGGACCAGAGCACTTCCAACTTTGCTTAATTCCACCTTGAATGCAATTGAG GGAGCTCTTGGAATGGTTGGGCTTTCTCCATCAAAGAAAAGGATAATCAAGATACTCCAAGATGTTAATGGAATAGTAAGACCATCAAG GATGACACTACTTCTCGGGCCCCCTGGCTCTGGAAAAACAACACTGCTAAAAGCCCTTGCTGGAAAGCTTGATGATGATCTTAAG GTAACAGGGAAAGTCACCTACTGTGGTCATGAGCTTTGGGAATTTGTACCTCAAAGAACCTGTGCTTATATTGGCCAGCATGAGCTTCACTATGGTGAAATGACTGTTCGTGAGACACTTGATTTCTCAGGGCGTTGCTTGGGAGTGGGAACCAGGTATGAAATGCTGTCAGAGCTATCAAGACGGGAGAGAGAAGCAGGTATCAAACCAGATCCTGAGATTGATGCATTCATGAAAAACACTTCTATGGCAGGCCAAGAAACCAATCTGATTACAGACTATGTTCTAAag ATACTTGGATTGGACATTTGTGCTGATATCATGGTGGGAGATGACATGAGAAGGGGTATCTCTGGTGGACAAAAGAAGCGTGTAACTACGG GAGAAATGTTGGTAGGACCAGCAAAAGCATTTTTTATGGATGAAATATCCACAGGGTTGGATAGTTCCACGACTTTCCAAATTGTCAAGTTCATGAGGCAGATGGTTCACATAATGGATGTTACTATGGTCATCTCTCTCTTGCAGCCTGCACCTGAGACATTTGATCTCTTTGATGATGTTATCCTACTTTCAGAAGGCCAGATTGTCTACCAAGGTCCACGTGATAACATTCTTGATTTCTTTGAATACGTGGGTTTCAAATGTCCTGAAAGGAAGGGTATTGCTGACTTCCTGCAAGAAGTAACTTCCAAGAAGGACCAACAACAGTATTGGTTCAGAAAAAATCAACCTTACAGATACATATCAGTACCGGAGTTTGTAAGAGCCTTCAATGTCTTTCATGTTGGTCAACAGCTTTCGGCAGATCTTAGAGTTCCCTTTGATAAATCCAGAACCCATCCTGCTGCTTTGGTGAAAGAAAAGTATGGCATCTCCAATTGGGAACTGTTCAAGGCTGGCTTTGCAAGAGAATGGCTTCTGATGAAGCGCAACTCTTTTGTTTACATATTTAAAACCACCCAGATAACAATCATGGCAACAATTGCATTGACTGTGTTCTTAAGAACACAGATGAAATATGGTCAAATTAATGATGGAATGAAGTTTTTTGGAGCACTGTTTTTTAGTCTTATTAATGTCATGTTTAATGGGATGGCAGAGCTTGCAATGACTGTTTTCAGACTTCCTGTGTTCTACAAACAGAGAGATTTCTTATTCTATCCAGCATGGGCTTTTGGCTTGCCAATTTGGCTCCTCAGAATTCCCATCTCGCTGTTGGAATCTGGGATTTGGATCATCCTTACATATTACACCATTGGCTTTGCCCCTGCTGTCAGTAG GTTCTTCAAACAGTTGTTGGCTTTTGTTGGCATACATCAAACAGCTCTCTCTCTTTTCCGTATGATAGCAGCTCTTGGAAGAAATGAAGTAGTTGCAAATACACTTGGTTCCTTTACCTTGCTGTTGGTTTTTGTTCTTGGAGGCTACATTGTTTCAAAAA ATGATATATCATCATGGATGATATGGGGTTACTATATTTCTCCTATGATGTATGGGCAAAATGCCATTGCAATCAATGAGTTTCTTGACAAAAGATGGAGTACA CCAACTGGCAACCCTAATGAACCCACAATTGGAATTGCCCTTCTTAAGGAGAGAGGCCTGTTCACAACTGAAAAGgcattttggatttgtgttggaGCACTTTttgcattttctcttcttttcaatGTTCTCTTCATTGTGGCGTTGACATATTTAAGTC CTTTTGGTGATAATAAGGCTGTAATTGTGGATGATGACTCTGACAAAAATGCTAGGCGGCAATTGGCATCCAATCAGGAAG GAATTGACATGGCAGTGAGAAATGCTCAAGGGAGTAGTAGCTTAAATGTCAGTATCACAAATCAATCTAGAAAGGGAATGGTTTTGCCTTTCCAACCCCTTGCAGTTGCTTTCAACCATGTGAATTATTATGTGGATATGCCTGCG GAAATGAAGAGTCAAGGTGTTGAAGAGAGCAGATTGCAACTTCTGCAAGATGTTAGTGGTGCTTTTAGGCCTGGTATTCTAACAGCATTGGTAGGTGTGAGTGGTGCTGGAAAGACCACCCTAATGGATGTCTTAGCAGGAAGGAAGACTGGTGGACATATTGAAGGAAGCATAAGCATTTCTGGTTATCCAAAGAACCAAAAAACATTTGCAAGGGTCAGCGGTTATTGTGAACAGAGCGACATTCATTCACCATATGTAACAGTTTATGAATCTCTCTTATATTCTGCCTGGCTTCGACTTTCTGCGGACGTAAATAAAGCAACGCGAAAG ATGTTTGTTGAGGAAGTAATGGGGTTGGTTGAACTTAACCCCTTAAGGAATGCTCTAGTTGGTCTTCCGGGAGTTGATGGTCTTTCAACTGAGCAGAGGAAGAGACTGACTATAGCCGTAGAGTTGGTAGCTAATCCATCAATTATCTTTATGGATGAGCCCACATCAGGCCTTGATGCTAGAGCTGCAGCAATCGTTATGCGTACAGTAAGGAATACAGTGGATACAGGACGAACTGTTGTTTGCACAATTCACCAACCGAGCATTGATATCTTTGAAGCTTTTGATGAG CTcttattgatgaaaagaggaggACAAGTGATATATGCTGGACCTCTTGGTCGACATTCTCACAAGCTTGTGGAATACTTTGAG GCTGTTCCGGGGGTTTCCAAGATCAAAGAGGGTTATAATCCTGCTACCTGGATGTTAGAGGTGAGCTCTACTGCAGTAGAGGCTCAACTTGATGTTGATTTTGCGGAAATTTATGCCAACTCTGATCTTTATAG GAGAAATCAGGAACTCATCAAAGAACTTGGCACTCCACAACCAGGTTCCCGGGATCTTTACTTCCCCACTCAATATTCCCAGAGCTTTATAACTCAATGCAAAGCTTGTTTCTGGAAACAACACTGGTCATACTGGAGGAACTCTCGATACAATGCCATCCGGTTCTTTATGACAACTATGATTGGAGCAATGTTTGGTGTTATCTTCTGGAATAAAGGAGGCCAGAT AGAAACACGACAAGAACTGACCAATCTGCTTGGAGCTACCTATGCTGCTATTCTTTTCCTTGGAGGTAGCAATGCTTCTGCTGTGCAATCTGTTGTGGCAGTAGAGAGAACAGTTTTCTATCGTGAAAGAGCTGCAGGGATGTATTCAGAGTTGCCTTATGCATTTGCTCAT GTGGCTGTAGAGACCATTTATGTTGCAATCCAAACCTTTATTTATACTCTCCTTTTGTACTCAATGATCGGGTATGAGTGGGAGGTGGACAAATTCTTCTATTTCTACTACTTCATCTTCATGTGCTTTACCTACTTTTCAATGTACGGAATGATGGTTGTTGCCCTGACTCCTGGCCATCAAATTGCTGCAATTGTTATGTCCTTCTTCCTGAGCTTCTGGAACTTGTTCTCTGGTTTCCTCATTCCCAGGCCG CTTATCCCTGTATGGTGGAGATGGTATTACTGGGGTTCTCCAGTTGCTTGGACAATTTATGGCATTTTTGCATCTCAATTTGCAGACAAGAAAACCATTCTTCATGTTCCTGATGCAGCATCAACGACTGTGGATGTATTCCTCAAGAAGGGTTTCGGTTATGATCATGACTTCCTTATTCCTGTAGTGCTTGCCCATGTTGGTTGGGTCCTCCTTTTCTTCTTTGTCTTTGCCTATGGCATCAAGTTCCTTAACTTCCAAAGGCGATGA
- the LOC110648780 gene encoding uncharacterized protein LOC110648780 has protein sequence MTTRKQILEQQQSQMQRLKHSGTISTNESPISDDKEEEMSRSALAMFRAKEEEIERKKMEVRDRVQAQLGRIEEATKRLAGIREELEALTDPLRKEVSIVRKRIDAVNRELKPLGQTCQKKEREYKEALEAFNEKNKEKSQLVSKLMELVGESEKQRLKKLEELSKNIETLH, from the exons ATGACAACCCGGAAACAGATATTGGAGCAGCAACAATCACAAATGCAGAGATTGAAGCATTCAGGTACTATTAGTACCAATGAAAGTCCAATAAGTGATGACAAGGAGGAGGAGATGTCAAGATCAGCATTGGCTATGTTTCGAGCCAAGGAAGAAGAGATTGAGAGGAAGAAAATGGAAGTGAGAGATAGGGTTCAGGCTCAGTTGGGACGAATCGAAGAAGCAACCAAACGCTTAGCTGGGATACGAGAA GAGCTTGAAGCTCTCACAGATCCACTGCGGAAAGAAGTTTCAATCGTGCGAAAAAGGATAGATGCAGTTAACAGGGAGTTGAAGCCACTGGGGCAGACCTGCCAGAAAAAG GAGAGAGAATACAAAGAAGCACTTGAAGCTTTTAATgagaaaaataaggaaaaaagtCAACTAGTTTCCAAATTAATGGAG CTGGTGGGTGAAAGTGAGAAACAGAGGCTGAAGAAGCTAGAGGAATTGAGCAAAAACATTGAAACACTTCACTAA
- the LOC110648784 gene encoding uncharacterized protein LOC110648784 isoform X1 has translation MRERRHADIRPGSLPRQESRGRDPPIQENWQFSSSYRSLGPSGPEHDRSRFIRGREEQLHAGDVGTRSQPQPRNTENQNFGGNLCFSGLNWSNDPFPAERGRFVDMGSVQRGECSEERYGQWQKLSGFSETLLGKRRESTSMKFQWDKLLAYKKPTNANTDGNNLGGFRDSDVVPNSMSMKNVGGGSSRTCFSPRMDPTNTRRNCGLVDGGYSSSSPLGIFEGSEKRTSIVDSIVDKIEGNSNINDDTTFRDNLIRERKMLLQNYTSLGEDEKDLDCKSLNLNPEILQFVAEHGFERHAGGNGSYGDGLEKLPVSYEEFYSTGSSSQRLFTPEEASEIRIKSSLDIEMDSDYQKIMLSCDRNALDEIPDSICGDGDCSYEDIEQLPMLENSRWGEYRGSNTGRMIDGVAIYANVNLGNTLSSKYAVPSKQRLSSKFVKPSKSDIKKRLGPARRSVKQRLGPAPNAGKRLGLSLKVKKKRPWVNIQEEITPENFEQNLNVQKVKSLELEKRYDRTEPPEDSEEFMLLVQSAFLKFVKVLNENSANRRKYLEEGRAGTMKCSICGSSSKEFVDTLSLAQHTFMSTKVGSRSEHLGFHKALCVLMGWNNIRGPNGKWIPHLLPDTEALSLKEDLIIWPPVVLIHNSSISNYNLNERMIVTIEGLKDILRGMGCDRGVTNLYRGKAANQSTMVVSFSGTFSGLREAERLHRLFSEKKHGRAEFQQFSCSGSKKYCQETQMVPVGKVESVLYGYLGIASDLDKLDFEIKKRCVVKSKKDIEAIANASPY, from the exons ATGAGAGAACGAAGACACGCCGATATTAGACCTGGGTCTCTGCCACGGCAGGAAAGTCGCGGAAGAGACCCCCCAATTCAGGAAAACTGGCAGTTTTCCAGTTCCTATCGGTCTCTGGGTCCGTCCGGGCCCGAGCATGACCGGTCTAGATTCATTCGTGGAAGAGAGGAACAACTGCACGCTGGTGATGTTGGAACTCGTTCACAACCTCAACCTAGAAATACAGAGAACCAAAACTTCGGAGGAAACCTGTGTTTCTCTGGTCTGAACTGGTCGAATGATCCGTTTCCGGCTGAAAGAGGCCGGTTTGTTGATATGGGTTCGGTGCAGCGGGGAGAGTGTAGTGAAGAGAGATATGGACAGTGGCAGAAACTGTCAGGGTTTAGTGAAACTTTGTTGGGAAAGAGAAGAGAATCAACTTCTATGAAGTTTCAGTGGGACAAGTTGTTGGCTTATAAAAAACCCACAAATGCTAATACAGATGGAAACAATCTTGGTGGGTTCCGTGATTCGGATGTGGTCCCGAACTCCATGTCTATGAAAAATGTTGGTGGGGGCTCATCAAGAACTTGTTTTAGTCCCCGGATGGACCCTACCAATACTAGAAGAAATTGTGGGCTTGTTGATGGAGGGTATTCCTCTTCTTCGCCTTTGGGAATATTTGAAGGGAGTGAGAAGAGGACTAGCATCGTGGACTCAATTGTGGACAAGATTGAAGGAAATAGTAATATTAATGATGATACTACTTTTAGAGATAATTTGATAAGAGAGAGAAAAATGCTGTTGCAAAATTATACTTCTTTAGGTGAAGATGAGAAAGATTTGGATTGCAAGAGTTTGAATTTGAATCCTGAGATCCTACAGTTTGTAgcagagcatggttttgaaagACATGCCGGTGGTAATGGCTCTTATGGAGATGGTTTGGAGAAGTTACCTGTATCATATGAAGAATTTTATTCCACTGGAAGTAGTTCCCAACGGCTGTTCACTCCTGAGGAGGCATCAGAAATAAGGATCAAAAGTAGTTTAGATATAGAAATGGACAGTGATTATCAGAAAATAATGTTATCATGTGATCGGAATGCCCTTGATGAGATCCCTGATTCAATTTGTGGAGATGGGGATTGCAGTTATGAAGATATTGAACAATTGCCAATGCTGGAGAACTCAAGATGGGGAGAGTATCGAGGCAGCAACACTGGAAGGATGATTGATGGAGTGGCCATTTATGCAAATGTCAATCTTGGAAATACCTTATCATCTAAATATGCAGTACCATCAAAGCAAAGACTTTCAAGCAAGTTTGTTAAGCCTTCTAAAAGTGACATAAAGAAGCGGTTGGGGCCAGCTCGAAGAAGTGTAAAGCAACGTTTAGGGCCTGCTCCAAATGCAGGAAAGAGATTGGGACTTTCTCTAAAAGTTAAGAAGAAACGTCCTTGGGTTAACATACAAGAAGAAATAACTCCGGAAAATTTTGAACAAAACCTTAATGTTCAAAAAGTGAAATCCTTGGAACTGGAAAAGAGATATGACAGGACTGAGCCACCTGAGGACTCTGAGGAATTCATGCTGCTGGTGCAAAGTGCTTTCTTGAAgtttgtcaaagttttgaatgAGAATTCAGCTAATAGGAGGAAATACTTGGAGGAAGGAAGAGCTGGTACTATGAAGTGCAGCATTTGTGGCAG CAGCTCCAAGGAATTTGTGGACACATTAAGCTTGGCACAGCATACATTCATGTCTACTAAAGTTGGGTCCAGGTCTGAGCATTTGGGTTTTCATAAAGCACTTTGTGTGCTGATGGGATGGAATAACATAAGAGGTCCAAATGGTAAATGGATTCCACATCTATTGCCTGACACTGAAGCCTTATCATTGAAGGAGGACCTCATTATCTGGCCTCCAGTTGTTCTCATCCATAACAGTTCCATATCAAATTATAATCTAAATGAACGTATGATTGTAACCATTGAAGGGCTCAAGGATATTCTTAGAG GTATGGGATGTGACCGAGGGGTGACCAATTTATATCGTGGTAAAGCTGCAAATCAGAGTACTATGGTTGTGAGCTTCAGTGGCACTTTTTCTGGGTTGCGAGAAGCAGAAAGGCTTCACAGGCTTTTTAGTGAGAAGAAACACGGGAGGGCTGAGTTCCAGCAATTCAGTTGTAGTGGCAGCAAAAAGTACTGTCAGGAAACTCAAATGGTGCCAGTAGGTAAGGTAGAAAGTGTTCTATATGGATATTTGGGGATTGCAAGTGACCTAGATAAGCTTGATTTTGAGATCAAGAAGCGGTGTGTGGTGAAGAGCAAGAAGGATATTGAGGCTATTGCAAATGCCTCTCCATACTGA
- the LOC110648784 gene encoding uncharacterized protein LOC110648784 isoform X2, translating to MRERRHADIRPGSLPRQESRGRDPPIQENWQFSSSYRSLGPSGPEHDRSRFIRGREEQLHAGDVGTRSQPQPRNTENQNFGGNLCFSGLNWSNDPFPAERGRFVDMGSVQRGECSEERYGQWQKLSGFSETLLGKRRESTSMKFQWDKLLAYKKPTNANTDGNNLGGFRDSDVVPNSMSMKNVGGGSSRTCFSPRMDPTNTRRNCGLVDGGYSSSSPLGIFEGSEKRTSIVDSIVDKIEGNSNINDDTTFRDNLIRERKMLLQNYTSLGEDEKDLDCKSLNLNPEILQFVAEHGFERHAGGNGSYGDGLEKLPVSYEEFYSTGSSSQRLFTPEEASEIRIKSSLDIEMDSDYQKIMLSCDRNALDEIPDSICGDGDCSYEDIEQLPMLENSRWGEYRGSNTGRMIDGVAIYANVNLGNTLSSKYAVPSKQRLSSKFVKPSKSDIKKRLGPARRSVKQRLGPAPNAGKRLGLSLKVKKKRPWVNIQEEITPENFEQNLNVQKVKSLELEKRYDRTEPPEDSEEFMLLVQSAFLKFVKVLNENSANRRKYLEEGRAGTMKCSICGSSKEFVDTLSLAQHTFMSTKVGSRSEHLGFHKALCVLMGWNNIRGPNGKWIPHLLPDTEALSLKEDLIIWPPVVLIHNSSISNYNLNERMIVTIEGLKDILRGMGCDRGVTNLYRGKAANQSTMVVSFSGTFSGLREAERLHRLFSEKKHGRAEFQQFSCSGSKKYCQETQMVPVGKVESVLYGYLGIASDLDKLDFEIKKRCVVKSKKDIEAIANASPY from the exons ATGAGAGAACGAAGACACGCCGATATTAGACCTGGGTCTCTGCCACGGCAGGAAAGTCGCGGAAGAGACCCCCCAATTCAGGAAAACTGGCAGTTTTCCAGTTCCTATCGGTCTCTGGGTCCGTCCGGGCCCGAGCATGACCGGTCTAGATTCATTCGTGGAAGAGAGGAACAACTGCACGCTGGTGATGTTGGAACTCGTTCACAACCTCAACCTAGAAATACAGAGAACCAAAACTTCGGAGGAAACCTGTGTTTCTCTGGTCTGAACTGGTCGAATGATCCGTTTCCGGCTGAAAGAGGCCGGTTTGTTGATATGGGTTCGGTGCAGCGGGGAGAGTGTAGTGAAGAGAGATATGGACAGTGGCAGAAACTGTCAGGGTTTAGTGAAACTTTGTTGGGAAAGAGAAGAGAATCAACTTCTATGAAGTTTCAGTGGGACAAGTTGTTGGCTTATAAAAAACCCACAAATGCTAATACAGATGGAAACAATCTTGGTGGGTTCCGTGATTCGGATGTGGTCCCGAACTCCATGTCTATGAAAAATGTTGGTGGGGGCTCATCAAGAACTTGTTTTAGTCCCCGGATGGACCCTACCAATACTAGAAGAAATTGTGGGCTTGTTGATGGAGGGTATTCCTCTTCTTCGCCTTTGGGAATATTTGAAGGGAGTGAGAAGAGGACTAGCATCGTGGACTCAATTGTGGACAAGATTGAAGGAAATAGTAATATTAATGATGATACTACTTTTAGAGATAATTTGATAAGAGAGAGAAAAATGCTGTTGCAAAATTATACTTCTTTAGGTGAAGATGAGAAAGATTTGGATTGCAAGAGTTTGAATTTGAATCCTGAGATCCTACAGTTTGTAgcagagcatggttttgaaagACATGCCGGTGGTAATGGCTCTTATGGAGATGGTTTGGAGAAGTTACCTGTATCATATGAAGAATTTTATTCCACTGGAAGTAGTTCCCAACGGCTGTTCACTCCTGAGGAGGCATCAGAAATAAGGATCAAAAGTAGTTTAGATATAGAAATGGACAGTGATTATCAGAAAATAATGTTATCATGTGATCGGAATGCCCTTGATGAGATCCCTGATTCAATTTGTGGAGATGGGGATTGCAGTTATGAAGATATTGAACAATTGCCAATGCTGGAGAACTCAAGATGGGGAGAGTATCGAGGCAGCAACACTGGAAGGATGATTGATGGAGTGGCCATTTATGCAAATGTCAATCTTGGAAATACCTTATCATCTAAATATGCAGTACCATCAAAGCAAAGACTTTCAAGCAAGTTTGTTAAGCCTTCTAAAAGTGACATAAAGAAGCGGTTGGGGCCAGCTCGAAGAAGTGTAAAGCAACGTTTAGGGCCTGCTCCAAATGCAGGAAAGAGATTGGGACTTTCTCTAAAAGTTAAGAAGAAACGTCCTTGGGTTAACATACAAGAAGAAATAACTCCGGAAAATTTTGAACAAAACCTTAATGTTCAAAAAGTGAAATCCTTGGAACTGGAAAAGAGATATGACAGGACTGAGCCACCTGAGGACTCTGAGGAATTCATGCTGCTGGTGCAAAGTGCTTTCTTGAAgtttgtcaaagttttgaatgAGAATTCAGCTAATAGGAGGAAATACTTGGAGGAAGGAAGAGCTGGTACTATGAAGTGCAGCATTTGTGGCAG CTCCAAGGAATTTGTGGACACATTAAGCTTGGCACAGCATACATTCATGTCTACTAAAGTTGGGTCCAGGTCTGAGCATTTGGGTTTTCATAAAGCACTTTGTGTGCTGATGGGATGGAATAACATAAGAGGTCCAAATGGTAAATGGATTCCACATCTATTGCCTGACACTGAAGCCTTATCATTGAAGGAGGACCTCATTATCTGGCCTCCAGTTGTTCTCATCCATAACAGTTCCATATCAAATTATAATCTAAATGAACGTATGATTGTAACCATTGAAGGGCTCAAGGATATTCTTAGAG GTATGGGATGTGACCGAGGGGTGACCAATTTATATCGTGGTAAAGCTGCAAATCAGAGTACTATGGTTGTGAGCTTCAGTGGCACTTTTTCTGGGTTGCGAGAAGCAGAAAGGCTTCACAGGCTTTTTAGTGAGAAGAAACACGGGAGGGCTGAGTTCCAGCAATTCAGTTGTAGTGGCAGCAAAAAGTACTGTCAGGAAACTCAAATGGTGCCAGTAGGTAAGGTAGAAAGTGTTCTATATGGATATTTGGGGATTGCAAGTGACCTAGATAAGCTTGATTTTGAGATCAAGAAGCGGTGTGTGGTGAAGAGCAAGAAGGATATTGAGGCTATTGCAAATGCCTCTCCATACTGA